The following are from one region of the Thiocapsa rosea genome:
- a CDS encoding FmdB family zinc ribbon protein, which produces MPIYDYQCSCCQASFERFHSMTAEAPSCPACGGKTIRVFLSAPAVHGRMAQGRDQAIRSLQPADTPRGHQHGPGCGCGHA; this is translated from the coding sequence CAGTGCAGCTGCTGCCAAGCCTCCTTCGAGAGGTTCCACTCCATGACGGCGGAAGCGCCGAGCTGTCCCGCCTGCGGGGGCAAGACGATTCGGGTCTTTCTGTCGGCACCGGCCGTCCACGGCCGAATGGCCCAAGGCCGAGATCAAGCCATTCGTTCACTGCAGCCTGCCGACACGCCGCGAGGTCACCAACACGGCCCCGGATGCGGGTGCGGGCATGCGTGA